One segment of Candidatus Pelagibacter ubique HTCC1062 DNA contains the following:
- a CDS encoding ABC transporter ATP-binding protein: MDSLLKLKNVNLKYQTGNDTIKVLKNINLETKKNESISIVGESGSGKTSLIMLAGGLEKATSGKIFFEDQEISKMSEDEVSKIRRKNIGIVFQSFYLIPNYTAVENVALTLELNNLKNPTERAKELLDRFGLKNRFNNLPSQLSGGEQQRVAIARAIAMKPKLILADEPTGNLDSENSQMIADILFKYIKEEKSSLIMVTHDPKLANKAKRKIKIKDGKIV, translated from the coding sequence ATGGATAGTCTTCTTAAGCTAAAAAACGTTAATCTTAAATACCAAACTGGTAATGATACTATTAAGGTTTTAAAGAATATTAATTTAGAAACTAAAAAAAATGAGTCTATTTCAATAGTGGGTGAAAGTGGATCTGGAAAAACTAGCTTAATCATGCTTGCTGGGGGACTAGAGAAAGCAACCTCTGGTAAGATATTTTTTGAAGATCAAGAAATATCTAAAATGAGTGAAGATGAAGTTTCTAAAATTAGAAGAAAAAATATTGGTATTGTTTTTCAATCTTTCTATCTTATTCCAAATTATACTGCTGTTGAAAATGTTGCTCTAACCTTAGAGTTAAATAATTTAAAAAACCCTACTGAACGAGCCAAAGAGTTGTTGGATCGATTTGGACTAAAAAATAGATTTAATAATTTACCTAGTCAACTTTCAGGTGGTGAACAACAACGTGTAGCAATTGCTAGAGCTATAGCCATGAAACCTAAGCTAATTTTGGCAGATGAACCTACGGGAAATTTAGATAGTGAAAATTCACAAATGATTGCAGATATTTTATTCAAATATATTAAAGAAGAAAAATCATCTTTAATTATGGTCACCCATGACCCAAAACTTGCAAATAAAGCAAAAAGAAAAATTAAAATCAAAGATGGAAAAATTGTCTAA
- a CDS encoding M23 family metallopeptidase, which translates to MDSKVIYRLLSLVALFFSTQSFAVEFQGKFIQGHYIIGKTKPGSSIFVDKKKVKVTKDGYFAFGIEKDRKFDITITENNKKIVKKIKKRKYNIQKIEGLPKKKVTPPEEFYARIKKENKLIADAREIESDLQFFKEKFIIPVDDAIITGVYGSQRILNGIPKWPHYGLDFAQKKGTPVKAMNNGVVTLAEKDLFYTGATLIFDHGHGVSTLYMHMDEIFVNVGDHVKKGDIIATVGSSGRSTGPHLDVRLNWFGTRLDPATILNIQ; encoded by the coding sequence ATGGACAGCAAAGTAATATATAGATTACTTTCATTAGTAGCGTTATTTTTTTCAACTCAATCTTTTGCAGTAGAGTTTCAGGGAAAATTCATTCAAGGACATTACATTATTGGAAAAACTAAGCCTGGGTCATCAATTTTTGTAGATAAAAAAAAAGTTAAAGTCACAAAAGATGGTTATTTTGCATTTGGAATTGAAAAAGATAGAAAATTTGACATTACAATTACTGAAAATAACAAAAAAATTGTAAAAAAAATTAAAAAAAGAAAATATAATATTCAAAAAATTGAAGGCTTACCTAAAAAAAAAGTTACACCACCTGAAGAATTTTATGCAAGAATAAAAAAGGAAAACAAATTAATAGCTGATGCAAGAGAAATTGAAAGTGACTTACAGTTTTTTAAAGAAAAGTTTATTATCCCAGTTGATGATGCAATAATTACTGGTGTTTATGGTAGTCAAAGAATTTTAAATGGCATACCCAAATGGCCTCATTACGGTTTAGATTTTGCTCAAAAAAAAGGCACACCTGTTAAAGCAATGAATAACGGTGTTGTTACTCTGGCTGAAAAAGACTTATTTTATACAGGTGCAACTTTAATATTTGACCATGGTCATGGTGTTTCAACTCTCTACATGCATATGGATGAAATTTTTGTAAATGTAGGTGATCATGTTAAAAAAGGAGATATCATTGCTACAGTTGGTTCCTCTGGTAGGTCAACTGGACCACATCTTGATGTAAGACTTAATTGGTTTGGTACTAGACTAGATCCTGCAACTATATTAAACATTCAATAA
- a CDS encoding fumarylacetoacetate hydrolase, which produces MKKTILEKTADKLVNAFVNNKIIAPLPIKFTKTLSEAQKLRKLCESKVKDPIIGFKAAGTGIPVMKKLKEKKPFYAAIFKKNFIKSGKKVKINKSTLGIELEVCYLIKKNFFSSKGSITTKNITKHISHMAACIEVIGYRQKKKGITSFGDLCSDFGANVKFLIGQKKKYKKINIGNLKTNIANKKIGQSVNGNTNTVYINPLNSLRFVLNELKKDKVILDKDFYVFTGSTVGVVPILGKGLYTGKVDQLGSAKAIIH; this is translated from the coding sequence ATGAAAAAAACCATATTAGAAAAAACAGCAGATAAATTAGTTAATGCTTTTGTTAACAATAAAATAATTGCACCACTTCCAATAAAATTTACAAAAACATTAAGTGAAGCTCAAAAGCTAAGAAAATTATGTGAGAGCAAAGTTAAAGATCCAATAATAGGATTTAAAGCTGCAGGGACAGGTATACCTGTCATGAAAAAACTTAAAGAAAAAAAACCTTTCTATGCTGCAATCTTTAAAAAGAATTTTATAAAAAGTGGAAAAAAAGTAAAAATTAATAAATCAACTTTAGGGATAGAACTTGAGGTTTGTTACCTAATTAAGAAAAACTTTTTCTCATCAAAAGGATCAATTACTACGAAAAATATAACAAAACATATTTCTCACATGGCAGCTTGTATTGAAGTTATTGGTTACAGACAAAAGAAAAAAGGCATTACTAGTTTTGGAGATTTATGTAGTGATTTTGGCGCTAATGTTAAGTTTTTAATTGGGCAAAAGAAAAAATATAAAAAAATTAATATTGGAAATTTAAAGACAAATATTGCTAATAAAAAAATTGGACAAAGCGTTAATGGAAATACAAATACTGTTTATATAAATCCATTAAACTCACTTAGATTTGTTTTGAATGAGTTAAAAAAAGATAAAGTAATTCTTGATAAAGATTTTTATGTATTTACAGGATCGACTGTTGGTGTTGTTCCAATCCTAGGTAAAGGTCTTTATACTGGAAAAGTTGATCAACTAGGTTCAGCTAAAGCTATTATTCATTAA
- a CDS encoding SDR family NAD(P)-dependent oxidoreductase, with translation MYLQKINLKNKYALVTGAGKGLGRACSIALAEAGATIIALSRTQSDLDKLEKEIKKIKGKVIKVNCDVMNYEDLKEKLDKIKIIDILVNNAGTNIPEPFEKIKQENMNYLVDLNLKAAFNVAQLVVKKMLKNKKRGGSIINMSSQLGHVGMSGRNVYNMTKFGIEGLTKGMGVELAKNNIRVNTVAPTFVATPMVKRFFKNKEFKKLALGNIPMGKLATESDVATSVCFLASSASSMITATSILVDGGWTAK, from the coding sequence ATGTACTTACAAAAAATAAATCTTAAAAACAAATATGCATTAGTTACAGGTGCAGGTAAAGGATTGGGAAGAGCTTGCTCAATTGCTCTTGCTGAAGCTGGAGCTACAATCATTGCTTTAAGTAGAACTCAATCAGATCTTGATAAACTTGAAAAAGAAATAAAAAAGATAAAAGGTAAAGTTATCAAAGTTAATTGTGATGTAATGAATTATGAAGATCTTAAAGAAAAACTAGATAAGATTAAGATTATAGATATTTTAGTTAATAATGCTGGGACAAATATTCCAGAACCTTTTGAAAAAATTAAACAAGAAAACATGAACTACTTAGTAGATTTAAACCTTAAAGCTGCTTTTAATGTTGCTCAATTAGTTGTTAAAAAAATGTTAAAGAATAAAAAAAGAGGTGGATCTATTATTAATATGTCATCTCAACTTGGTCATGTTGGAATGTCTGGTAGAAATGTTTATAATATGACAAAATTTGGTATTGAAGGTTTGACTAAAGGTATGGGTGTTGAGCTTGCAAAAAACAATATTAGAGTAAATACAGTGGCCCCTACTTTTGTAGCAACACCGATGGTTAAAAGATTTTTTAAAAACAAAGAATTTAAAAAACTAGCTTTAGGCAATATTCCTATGGGAAAATTAGCAACAGAAAGTGATGTTGCAACAAGCGTTTGTTTTTTAGCTTCATCCGCTTCATCGATGATTACAGCCACATCAATCCTAGTAGACGGTGGATGGACAGCAAAGTAA
- a CDS encoding arylesterase — MIKRFIIKIIAVCLVSINVNALENVILFGDSLMAGYGLPQEKHLAIVLQNNLNDSGYDLGIIDGSVSGSTSAGGLNRVEWSLSQPNIDLMILGLGANDMLRGISPIETEKNLEKIIQTAKLKNIEIILAGMIAPTTHGISYKKKFDNIYPSLAQKYELNLIPFLLEGVALKPELNQEDGMHPNEKGTIIISDTLTKSIINFIKK; from the coding sequence ATGATTAAAAGATTTATTATTAAAATTATTGCCGTCTGTCTAGTGAGCATAAACGTCAATGCTCTAGAAAACGTTATCTTATTTGGTGATAGCTTAATGGCAGGCTATGGTCTTCCACAGGAAAAACATTTAGCCATTGTCCTTCAAAATAACCTTAATGATAGTGGTTATGATCTTGGAATTATTGATGGAAGTGTATCTGGAAGCACATCTGCTGGAGGATTAAATCGAGTTGAATGGTCTTTATCTCAACCGAATATTGACTTAATGATCTTAGGATTGGGTGCTAATGACATGTTAAGAGGAATAAGCCCAATCGAGACTGAAAAAAATTTAGAAAAAATTATTCAAACAGCAAAATTAAAAAATATAGAAATAATTTTAGCAGGAATGATTGCACCAACAACTCATGGAATTAGTTATAAAAAAAAATTTGATAATATTTATCCAAGTTTAGCTCAAAAATATGAGTTAAATTTAATTCCTTTTTTATTAGAGGGAGTTGCTTTAAAACCTGAACTTAATCAAGAAGACGGTATGCACCCAAATGAAAAAGGAACTATAATTATAAGTGATACACTTACAAAAAGTATCATCAATTTTATAAAAAAATAG
- a CDS encoding M24 family metallopeptidase, protein MALHFSKQEFEKRKLATLKSMKEHNLDALLMFRQESMFWLTGYDTFGYVFFQTLILDNKGDIILLTRAPDLRQAQNTSNIEDIRIWVDKDQSNPTDNLKIILNELNLKDKKIGVEYEAYGMTGRNALRLNKSLEGYCEVEDQSELITKHRVVKSTEEIVYVKKAAELADQALDEAWKYAKAGASEAKILAEMQRVVLEGGGDYPANEYIIGSGHNALLCRYQSEKRILSDTDQLTIEWAGTYKHYHSAMFRTIPIGKADPKHIKMHEACLEALTNCAKTLIPGKTAGDVFDVHAKTFDDLGYNKSRMNACGYSLGTTFSPNWMDWPMLYTGNPYVITPGNVFFMHMILMDSDSKLAMNLGETYLVTENGNERLGKQKLDLVVL, encoded by the coding sequence ATGGCACTTCATTTTAGCAAACAAGAATTTGAGAAAAGAAAACTGGCTACATTAAAATCAATGAAAGAGCATAATCTTGATGCTCTTTTAATGTTTCGTCAAGAGTCTATGTTTTGGCTTACAGGCTACGATACCTTTGGTTATGTTTTCTTTCAAACATTAATATTGGACAATAAAGGGGATATTATTCTTTTAACAAGGGCTCCAGATTTAAGACAAGCACAAAATACATCAAACATTGAAGACATAAGAATTTGGGTAGATAAAGACCAGTCTAACCCTACAGATAATCTTAAAATAATTTTAAATGAATTAAATCTAAAAGATAAAAAAATCGGAGTTGAATACGAAGCTTACGGTATGACAGGTCGTAATGCTTTAAGACTTAATAAATCGCTAGAAGGTTATTGTGAGGTAGAAGATCAATCAGAATTAATCACCAAACATAGGGTTGTTAAATCTACTGAAGAAATTGTTTATGTAAAAAAAGCTGCAGAACTTGCAGATCAAGCGCTTGATGAGGCTTGGAAATATGCAAAAGCTGGTGCTAGTGAAGCAAAAATTTTAGCTGAAATGCAAAGAGTTGTTTTAGAAGGTGGCGGTGATTATCCAGCAAATGAATATATTATAGGCTCTGGACACAATGCATTATTATGCAGATATCAATCCGAGAAAAGAATTTTATCAGATACTGATCAGTTAACTATTGAATGGGCTGGTACTTATAAACATTATCACTCTGCAATGTTTAGAACTATTCCTATTGGTAAAGCTGATCCAAAGCATATTAAGATGCATGAGGCATGTCTTGAGGCTTTAACTAATTGTGCAAAAACCCTAATACCAGGAAAAACTGCAGGTGATGTATTTGATGTACATGCTAAAACTTTTGATGATCTTGGGTACAATAAATCAAGAATGAATGCTTGTGGCTATTCATTAGGGACAACCTTCTCACCCAATTGGATGGACTGGCCAATGTTATACACGGGTAATCCTTATGTAATAACTCCTGGTAATGTCTTCTTTATGCATATGATCTTAATGGATTCAGATAGTAAACTTGCTATGAATTTAGGTGAAACCTATTTGGTGACCGAGAATGGTAATGAGAGATTAGGTAAGCAAAAGTTGGATTTGGTTGTTCTTTAA
- a CDS encoding ABC transporter permease, whose product MTQNLQIKQKEKLKSKMEKLSKLSEYKLTLIYALRDLSRNYKKISSIILTLFISLFILSSIFTIEDSLNKELNNNSRALLGGDIEIDYNRNVGNLELINQVKEFATVSQMVEFSTMISTTNQSKNKSIFSRIKTVDQNYPLFGKVGYEPSGAFEKLQTIENTILVNENIFKNLNLKINDKIKVQDQLFTVIGIVKSVPDIGGAFVFGDFALAGKQTLELLKLNNLGSFLNYEYKVKFNEGDNPNTLSKKIEQLFKNEKKVRIRYHEKSDGPLKRIIDNFSQFLSLVSISAMLIAGIGIANTLLSFINQNNMSIAVKKSLGFFSKDIKIVYYLQLLILLFIISTAAYSFSFFLVPIVDVYLSAGLGLNIEGSFSILNYFKVFLVGLLVLIIFSIPTINAIDQVKASNLFRNVFQNLQFYYSKKSILLSLLLLSILISLFTIGSARPVYSLGYFGAFFVCLLVFYLLSNLIIKLFKGLKEHPNISIKVSVKNITQTKSITPITIMSLGLGVTLLLTLAFVGSNFKREIAKSIPELAPDYFFIGIQSDERQIFEDLIFDMDKEANLEIVPMVSTGIVKINGIDPNTYIDSSNDSHWVIRNDRRSSWADKVLKDNPIVEGKWWDLDRPDKLQISLDSKIAKDFDIKIGDIFTLNIYGREIEGEIVNFRLVDYRDFSINFAMLLNPQFAKNIPHEYLATSKFKSLENFNETALLDKMPSLSIIKITDYLEKVTDLLNKVFIAVTVISAITIVIGLIVISSAIIVQGKIKEFQNLIFKILGFSKVEVILSSIIEFFIIFTSIILIALFFAIIGSQFIIENIFQITWKFDLAIFLQVTIGIGLATLILIMITNFKYLSPKVYPLIRNQ is encoded by the coding sequence ATGACCCAAAACTTGCAAATAAAGCAAAAAGAAAAATTAAAATCAAAGATGGAAAAATTGTCTAAGCTTTCAGAGTACAAGTTAACTTTGATATATGCCTTAAGAGACTTGAGTAGAAATTATAAAAAAATTTCTAGTATTATTCTAACACTTTTTATCAGCCTATTTATTTTAAGTTCAATTTTCACCATTGAAGATAGTTTGAATAAAGAATTAAATAATAATTCAAGAGCACTTTTAGGTGGAGATATTGAAATTGACTATAATCGTAATGTTGGCAACTTAGAATTAATTAACCAAGTTAAAGAATTTGCTACTGTTTCACAAATGGTTGAGTTTAGCACCATGATCTCAACTACCAACCAATCTAAAAATAAATCAATATTTTCTAGAATTAAAACAGTAGATCAAAATTACCCATTATTTGGCAAGGTAGGTTATGAACCAAGTGGTGCATTTGAAAAATTACAAACTATAGAGAATACAATCCTTGTTAATGAAAACATTTTCAAAAATCTCAATTTAAAAATTAATGATAAAATCAAAGTTCAAGATCAGTTATTTACTGTAATTGGTATCGTAAAATCAGTACCTGATATTGGGGGTGCTTTTGTATTTGGTGATTTTGCTTTAGCTGGCAAACAAACATTAGAATTATTAAAACTTAATAATCTAGGGAGCTTTTTAAATTATGAGTATAAAGTAAAATTTAATGAGGGAGATAATCCAAATACTTTATCTAAAAAAATTGAGCAGTTATTCAAAAATGAAAAGAAGGTTAGAATTAGATATCACGAAAAATCTGACGGTCCTTTAAAGAGAATAATTGATAATTTCTCTCAATTCTTATCTCTTGTATCAATCAGTGCAATGTTAATTGCAGGAATTGGAATTGCTAACACTCTACTTTCATTCATTAATCAGAATAATATGTCTATTGCAGTTAAGAAGTCTTTAGGCTTTTTCTCAAAGGATATAAAGATAGTCTACTATTTACAATTGCTCATTCTACTATTCATAATATCAACTGCCGCCTACTCTTTTAGTTTCTTTCTAGTCCCTATTGTTGATGTTTATCTGTCAGCTGGTCTTGGATTAAATATTGAAGGTAGTTTTTCTATTCTTAATTATTTCAAAGTTTTTTTAGTAGGGTTATTAGTATTAATCATATTTTCTATACCAACCATTAATGCAATTGATCAAGTTAAGGCATCAAACTTATTTAGAAATGTATTTCAAAACCTTCAATTTTATTATTCAAAAAAATCAATTCTTTTAAGTCTGTTACTATTATCAATTTTAATTTCTTTATTTACCATCGGTTCTGCTCGACCTGTTTATAGTTTGGGTTATTTTGGAGCTTTCTTTGTTTGTTTATTAGTCTTCTACTTATTATCAAACTTAATCATTAAATTGTTTAAAGGACTTAAAGAGCATCCAAATATTTCAATTAAAGTATCAGTTAAAAATATTACTCAAACTAAAAGTATTACCCCTATAACTATTATGTCTTTAGGTTTGGGGGTCACTTTACTATTAACTTTAGCTTTTGTAGGTTCAAATTTTAAAAGAGAAATTGCTAAATCTATACCAGAACTTGCGCCTGATTATTTTTTCATTGGTATTCAAAGTGATGAAAGACAAATATTTGAAGATTTAATTTTTGACATGGATAAAGAAGCTAACCTTGAAATTGTTCCAATGGTTTCAACAGGTATTGTAAAAATAAATGGAATAGATCCAAATACTTATATCGATTCAAGTAATGATAGCCACTGGGTGATCAGAAATGACAGAAGGTCTTCTTGGGCTGATAAAGTTTTAAAAGATAACCCAATTGTAGAAGGCAAATGGTGGGATCTAGATAGACCTGATAAACTTCAAATTTCACTTGATAGTAAAATTGCTAAAGATTTTGATATTAAAATTGGTGATATTTTTACTCTTAATATTTATGGACGTGAAATTGAAGGTGAAATAGTAAATTTTAGATTAGTAGACTACAGAGATTTTTCTATTAACTTTGCAATGTTATTAAATCCTCAATTTGCAAAAAATATACCTCACGAATATTTGGCTACTTCAAAGTTTAAAAGTTTAGAGAATTTTAACGAAACTGCTTTACTAGATAAAATGCCTAGTCTTTCTATTATAAAAATTACTGATTACTTGGAGAAAGTAACAGATCTTTTAAACAAAGTGTTTATTGCTGTAACCGTTATCTCTGCAATAACTATAGTCATTGGTTTAATTGTCATTTCAAGTGCAATTATAGTTCAGGGTAAAATTAAAGAATTTCAAAATTTAATATTCAAAATTTTAGGTTTTTCCAAAGTTGAGGTTATACTTTCTTCAATTATTGAGTTTTTTATAATATTCACATCCATAATTCTAATAGCTCTCTTTTTTGCGATCATAGGTTCACAATTTATCATTGAAAATATTTTTCAAATCACTTGGAAGTTTGATTTAGCAATATTTTTACAGGTAACTATTGGAATTGGGCTTGCAACATTAATCTTAATTATGATTACTAATTTTAAGTATTTAAGCCCTAAAGTTTATCCACTTATAAGAAATCAATAA
- a CDS encoding TerC family protein, producing the protein MFAELFGPEQLIILGQIIFIDLVLAGDNAIIIGMVASKFPPEQRKKVIFWGIGGAVILRIILTMLTAYLLQITGLRLIGGLLLLYIVYKLYTDVIKGQSGDEDIKVDNSSFMKAIWTVLLADFTMSLDNVLGVAGAAGDHYVLLIFGLALSIILMATAATVISRWINEYKWIAWIGLIAILVVAIELIYTDLKLFI; encoded by the coding sequence ATGTTTGCAGAATTATTCGGGCCTGAACAACTTATAATTTTAGGCCAAATTATATTTATCGATTTAGTATTAGCTGGTGATAATGCCATTATTATTGGAATGGTTGCCTCTAAATTTCCACCCGAACAAAGAAAAAAAGTAATTTTTTGGGGGATAGGTGGTGCAGTAATTTTAAGAATTATCTTAACCATGTTAACTGCTTATTTATTACAAATAACAGGATTAAGATTAATAGGAGGATTGCTTCTTCTTTATATAGTCTACAAACTCTATACAGATGTAATCAAAGGTCAGTCAGGTGATGAAGATATTAAAGTAGATAATTCAAGCTTTATGAAGGCTATATGGACAGTTTTACTTGCTGATTTTACGATGAGTTTGGATAATGTATTAGGTGTAGCTGGTGCTGCTGGTGATCACTATGTATTATTAATATTTGGTTTAGCTTTATCAATAATTCTTATGGCAACAGCTGCTACTGTAATATCAAGATGGATTAATGAATATAAATGGATAGCCTGGATTGGTTTAATTGCTATACTGGTTGTTGCTATCGAATTAATTTATACTGATTTAAAGTTATTTATTTAA
- a CDS encoding NAD(P)H-dependent oxidoreductase produces the protein MFLNTKLQSRKKPIKVAFIGCGKFVSMFLAQYNQLQKITIDTIVDINIDNAKKNCLKSGLTTETVNKINFVTTLDEAIDRDVEVFIEATGNPIIGTVHAVKIIKNKKHIILVNVEADVTCGKYLADLAKENNVICSMAYGDQPSLIMEQIEWAKLNGFFVVCAGKGTKYHPDFEYSTPDTVWGHYGLSKERAEIESGMNPKMFNSFLCGDKSAIEMCAVSNASDLKCPSNGLTFPPVGVYDIAKKLIPKVEGGLIDYEGQVEVISSIDLNQKDIPNDLRWGVYIVIKAQNQYVKNCFKDYGMVTDLSGSYSAIWRPYHYIGLELAQSIYAIALDQKATGQTINYNADVAAYAKKDLKIGERLDGEGGFCARGKLITSKKSKDEKILPLGLTDGAIVKKDINKDQSIRLDDVELDLPEDVVKARQYQYDLI, from the coding sequence ATGTTTTTAAATACTAAACTACAATCCAGAAAAAAACCGATAAAAGTTGCATTCATTGGCTGTGGAAAATTTGTAAGCATGTTTCTTGCTCAATACAATCAATTACAAAAAATTACTATTGATACTATCGTTGATATTAATATTGATAACGCCAAAAAAAACTGTCTTAAGAGCGGTTTAACTACAGAGACAGTTAATAAAATAAATTTTGTAACTACTTTAGATGAGGCAATTGATAGAGATGTTGAAGTTTTTATAGAAGCCACTGGAAATCCAATTATAGGAACAGTTCATGCTGTAAAGATTATTAAAAACAAAAAACACATCATATTAGTAAATGTTGAAGCTGATGTTACTTGTGGGAAATACCTTGCTGATCTTGCAAAAGAAAACAATGTTATTTGTTCAATGGCATATGGTGATCAACCTTCATTAATTATGGAACAGATTGAATGGGCTAAGTTAAACGGTTTTTTTGTAGTTTGTGCAGGAAAAGGAACGAAGTACCACCCAGATTTTGAATATTCAACACCAGACACGGTTTGGGGTCACTACGGTTTAAGTAAAGAACGTGCTGAAATTGAATCTGGTATGAATCCTAAAATGTTTAATAGTTTTTTATGTGGAGATAAATCTGCAATTGAAATGTGTGCAGTCAGTAATGCATCAGATTTAAAATGTCCAAGTAATGGATTAACTTTTCCACCTGTTGGGGTTTATGACATTGCTAAAAAATTAATTCCAAAAGTGGAAGGAGGATTAATTGATTATGAAGGTCAAGTAGAGGTGATATCTAGCATTGATTTAAATCAAAAAGATATTCCAAATGATCTTAGATGGGGTGTTTACATAGTAATTAAAGCTCAAAATCAATATGTCAAAAATTGCTTTAAAGATTATGGAATGGTGACCGATTTGTCTGGCAGTTATTCAGCTATATGGAGGCCATATCATTATATTGGTTTAGAACTTGCTCAATCGATATATGCAATTGCACTTGATCAAAAAGCAACAGGTCAAACTATAAATTATAATGCAGATGTTGCAGCTTATGCTAAAAAAGATTTAAAAATTGGTGAGCGATTAGACGGTGAGGGTGGTTTTTGTGCTAGAGGGAAATTAATTACTTCTAAAAAATCAAAAGATGAAAAAATTTTACCTCTTGGTTTAACTGATGGAGCAATTGTTAAGAAAGATATTAATAAAGATCAATCTATAAGATTAGATGATGTGGAGTTAGATCTTCCAGAAGATGTTGTTAAAGCTAGACAGTATCAATATGATTTAATTTAA